The Stigmatella ashevillena genomic sequence CGCTTGCGTACATGTCGCCCGAGCAGACGGGGCGGATGAACCGGGCGGTGGACTATCGGACTGACTTCTACTCACTCGGTGTGACGCTTTATGAGCTGCTCACGGGCCAACGGCCCTTCCAAGGGCGTGATGCGCTCGAGTGGTTCCATGCGCACATGGCCCAGAACCCCAGGCCGCCGCACGAACTCAACCCCGGCGTGCCCCGGGCCTTGTCGGCCATCGTGACGAAGCTGCTGGCCAAGGTGGCCGAGGAGCGCTACCAGAGCGCCGAGGGCTTGAAGGCCGACCTCGAGCAGTGCCGTGAAGGATTGCTCCAGGACACGTTGGAAGGATTCACTCCAGGCGCGCACGATACCCCCCACCAGTTCCAACTGCCTCAGCGGCTCTATGGGCGAGAAGCGCAGGTCTCTACGCTGATCCAGGGTTTCGAGCGCGTCATCTCGACCGGCAAGCCGGAACTCTTCCTGGTCAGTGGCTACTCCGGCATCGGCAAGTCCTCGGTGGTGCATGAACTGCACAGGCCGGTGGTGCAGCGACGCGGGTTCTTCCTGAGCGGGAAGTTCGAGCAGTTCCAACGGAACATTCCCTACTCGACCCTGGCGCAGGTCATTCGGGGGCTGATGCAGCAGCTCCTGGCGGGAGCGGATGAGGAACTGGCGAAGTGGCGTGAACTGCTGAATCAGGCGTGGGCGGGCGATGGCCAGGCGCTCGTGGACTTGGCACCTCAGCTGGAGGTGTTGGTGGGCAAGCAGCCACCGCTCCAGGCGCTGCCTCCCAATGAGACGCAGTACCGCTTCCACCGGGTGCTCCGCCAGTTCCTGCAGGTGTTCGCTACTCCCGAACACCCGCTCGTGGTCTTCCTCGATGATCTGCAGTGGGCAGACCTGGCAAGCCTTCAGCTGATCCAACAGGTGTTGTCCCAGCCGGAGATCCTCCCCGTGCAGTGGATTGGCGCCTACCGCGACAACGAGGTGAGCCCCTCTCACCCGCTGACTCCGATGTTGAATGAGGTGAGCAGGGCCGGTGCGCGGATCACCCGAATTGACCTGGAGCCCTTGAGCCTGACACAGGTTGAGCAGCTGATCGGCGATACGCTCCCGGGAGTGGGGGAGGACATGGCCATCCCCCTCTCTGCCTTGGTGCACGAGAAGACCGGCGGCAACCCGTTCTTCCTCCTCCAGTGGATGGTGACGTTGAACCAAGACGGCCTGCTGGTGCGCGAGCCAGGGGGAGGCTGGAGTTGGGATGCCGCAAGCGTCCGGGCCAAGGGCTACTCGGACAATGTTGTCGACTTCATGGTGGGCAAGCTGCGCCAACTGCCTTCCGGGACGCAGCACCTGTTGCAGCTGGCGGCGTGCGTGGGCAATGTCTTCTCACTCCAGATGCTGAAAACACTGGCGGGCCTGGAGGAGGTGGGAGACGTGGAGCAAGGGCTCGAGTCCGCGCTCCAGGAAGGCATGCTGACGCGCACGGGGCCGGAGCAGTACCGCTTCCTCCACGATCGCATCCAACAGGCGGCCCACGCCCTGCTCTCCCAGGCGGAAGGCAAGTTCGTCCACCTGCGCATCGGCCGGTTGCTGCTGAAGAGCTTGTCACCCGAAGAGGTGGGCGAGGCGATCTTCGATGTCGTGAGTCAACTCAACGTGGGGGTGGAACTGATTGATGAGCCAGGGGAGCGTTACCTCGTCGCGCGGCTGAACGCTGAAGCGGGCCGGAAGGCCGCGGCCGCAGTGGCGCCCCTGCCTGCTATCACCTACCTCACAGCCGCCTTCGCGCTCATTCCAGGCAACCCATGGGAGACGGATTACGAGCTGGCCTTCAAAGTGCTTTCCTCCCGGGCAAAGTGCGAGCTCCAGTGCGGCAATGCCACCGGGGCGCGCCAACTGGCGGAGGAGCTCCTTTCACAGGCACGGACACGTGCGGACACCACCGCCGCCTATTGCCTGAAGGGCACCAGCTGTCTGGTCTCTGGCGAGATTCAGGAGGGGACTGCCTGCATGCTGGAGTGCTTGGCGAAGCTGGGCATGCCCATGTCACAGAACCCCGCTTGGAATGAGGTATTGGCGGCCCACGAGGAGGTATGGACGCTGCTAGGGGATCGCTCCATCGAGAGCCTCATTGACCTGCCGCCCATGACGGACCCGGACATGAAGATGGTGATGGAGGCGCTCTCCACCGCCTTCACGTCGGCCTACTTTTCCGGCCCCCAGTTGCTCATCATCGTCCTGAGCCGGATGGTCTCCCTCACGTTTCGTCACGGTTTCACGGAAACGGCGATGAGAGGACTCGGTTGGTTCGGGGTGCTGACCGGCTTCATGTTCAAGCGGTATCAGGAAGGCACTGCCCTGGGGAGGCTCGCCTACGGCCTCGTCGAGCGGCACAACATGGCCACCTGCCGCGCACAGGTGCTCTCCAGCCTGGAGAACATCAGCTACTGGACCCAACCTTTCTCCGCCGTGCAGGAGATCGCCCTCAGTGGGCTCCACCACGCGCTCCAGTTGGGAGACTTTCAGTCCGCGAGTTTTTTCAGCGTTTCGACCCTGGGGAATCGTCTGGTTCTGGGGCATGCCCTGGCTGACATCCACCGGGAATCAGTCGCGCGCGGTGAGTTCCTGCACAAGGCCGGGTTCCAGGATTGCCAGGACATGCTGCTCATCTACCAGCGCTACGTGCAGCAGTTGCGCGGACACTCGCTCTCATTCGGTACCCTGAACGGAGAGGGCTTCGATGAACAGGCCTTCGAGGCTCGGCTGACCCCCGGGCGCATGCCCCCCCTGCGGTGCATGTACTGGATCGTCAAACTCCAATCCCGCTTCATGTGCGGATCCCTGGACGAAGCCCGCGAAGCTGCGGGCCGGGCGGCCGAACTGCTGGGATCCATGACAGGCTCCATCCTCATCAAAGATTACCACTTCTTCAGCGCCCTGACCCTGGCCGCGTGCTTCGACGAGGCAACACCCGAGAAGCAGCAGCAGTCCCTCCAGGCCATCCGGAGCCATCATCAGCAGCTCGTGGAGTGGGCAGAGCAGTGCGCCGAAAACTTCCGCGCGTTGGAGCGGATGGTGGAAGGTGAACTGGCCCGTCTCGAGGGGAGAGGGAATGAGGCAACGTGTGCTTACGAGGAGGCCATCTGCGCGGCGAGAGAGAGCGGTGCCACCCACTGTGTGGGGCTGGCCAGCGAGCTGGCGGCGAACTTCTGGCGCACGCGGAAGGCGCCCATCGTCTCTCATTCGTTCGCACGCGAGGCCCGGGCGGCGTATCTGCAATGGGGAGCCCGGGGCAAGGTTCAGCACCTGGATGCCCAGTGGCCGCACATCGAGGCTCCTCTGTCGGCAGACGGCAGCAGTACCAGCAGCACGGAATCGGCTCAGATAGACGCCATCACGGTGGTCAAGACCCAGCAAGCCATCTCGGGTGAGATCGTCCTGGAGCGGCTGGTGACCACGCTGTTACAGGCAGCCATCGAGAATGCAGGCGCTCAGCGAGGAGCCCTGCTGCTGCCGGGCGGGGACACGCTTTCGGTTGCGGCCACCTCCAGCGCTTTGCCGGGCAATCCCTTTGTCCCGCCAGGAGAGGACTCGATGCAGGCGCTGCCGTGGACGATCCTCACCTATGTCCGGCGCACCCATGAGGCGGTGCTCATTGGGGATGCCTCCAAGCCCCACCCGTTCTCGTCCGATGCGTATCTGACGCGCAGCAAGGCGCGCTCGGTGCTGTGCCTGCCGTTGATGCGCCAGGAGCAATTCTCCGGAGCGCTGTATCTGGAGAACAACCTGGCCACCAACGCCTTCAGTCCCGCGCGTCTGGCATTGCTCGGACACATTGCCTCGCAGGCAGCCATCTCCATTGAGAATGCACGGCTCTATGCCGACGTGGAGCGCGCCCGGGCGGAGTTGCGGGAAGCAAACGATGAGCTTGAGCAGCGGGTGAACGAACGCACGCGCGAGCTCACCCAGGCCCAGGCCCGGCTGGTGGACACCGCGCGCGCGGTCGGAATGGCCGAGGTGGCCTCCAACGTGCTGCACAACGTGGGCAACGTGCTCACCAGCGCGGTCATCAACCTCGAGATGATGCACCACGCGGTCGGCTCCTCACGCGTCGGCCGGTTGAAGCAGGCCACCGCCCTGATTCTGAAGCACCGTGAAGGACTGGCGGACTTCCTGGCCCCCGGGGCACGCGGTGGCAACCTGCCGGGCTACCTGGCCGCGCTGGCCGAAGAGCTCATCGGAGAGCAGACCCGCCTGGTGGAAGACATCGACGCGATGAGTCGGCACATCGCGCACATCCGTGCCATCGTCCATGTGCAGCAGACGTATGCCAGGACGTCGCTGATGACGGAGGAGTGCGACCTGGCCCAGCTCATCGAGGATGCCCTGCGCATCCAGATGGCGGCGCTCAATCGTCACGGAGTGGCCCTCCAGCGCCAGATCGCTCCGGTTCCCACGCTGAAGGTGGACAAGCACAAGGTGTTGCAGATTCTCATCAACCTCATCAGCAACGCGAAGCACGCGCTGGACGAAGTGCCCGAGGGAAAGCGCAACATGTGTGTGCGGCTGGTGGTGGAGGGCAACCGAGTACGTATCCAGGTAGAGGATGATGGAAGGGGCATCGCACCGGAGATACGGGAGAAGCTCTTCACGCACGGCTTCACCACGCGCCATGACGGCCACGGCTTCGGCTTGCACTCGAGCGCGCTGGCGGCGCAGATGCTGGGGGGACGCCTCACACTGGAAAGTGAGGGCGCGGGCAAGGGCGCCGTGGCCACGCTCGAGTTTCCGCTCTCTTGAATTCAGTCAGTGGGCGGTTGCAGACGCGGATACCGAGGGCAACACCTGGTGCAGTGCTTCTACGGAAACGGAGAGGACAACTGCGTCACTGACCGATTGAACGATTCGAATCGGAATTTCAATCGTTCCGGCATGGAACAGCGTTCGCGATGCGCCAAGTTGCTCCGCGGCGCCTCGACGCAACTTCACCTGAAGCGCTTCAACGAGCCACGTTTGGCTGTCAACGAAAAGGACAGAGACTTCTCCGAGTGCCTGTCCATCGGCGGTGACGACCACCCGCCCCACAAGATTCTTATCGGAAAGGCGCATTCCCATCTCCTTCTCCCAAGAAGCTGGAGGCAGCGCCGGCCTGCGGCACGGAGAGGGCATTGGGGCGCTGGCCCGATCCATGGGAAGGCAAGCCCCGAGCGCTCGCTTCCCTTCTTCCGGGCATGGCGGTTCTACTCTGTAAGGCCTAACTTCTGAATGAGCCCTCTTCATTGACTCATCCAGGAGGAGCACGGCCATGCCCTATTCCTATCGCGTTATCATCCTGCCCAAGCTGGCGGAGGCTTACGGCCAGCTTGCTCCCCGGGATCGATTGACCCTTCAATCGCATCTGGACATTCTGGCAAAAGCTGCCCAGGACGCATTCCATTCCCCATCTGCGCGTCCGCGTTGGCTGGATGCCGCCGACATCTCTGCCGGGGAACATCGCGTGTTCGTCGGTGGACAGTGGATGGCCTACCGTCTGAGCGACGAGGAGCACAGCCTCCAGCTTCTGGATTTCGGCACCTGGCGCAGTACGCCCTTTCCGTCTCATGAAGGGGTGGCGGTCCCATGGCATGCCACAGCCCAACGAGAGGACGGCTGGGACAACGAAGGGGGTGGCAACCTTCCACAGTCGGTCTCATGACCAGTTCTTCAGGAGAGGACCATGGAAGGTGTGCCCCAACGCCAGGTTGGCAAGGAAGCGGCCGGCCCGGGCAGCGCCGCGGCGTGGAAGGACATCCTTGGGAGTTTGAGACGGGAGTGGAAGCGCAACAAGCTGAGTGACGCTGCGGCCGCCCTCACGTTCTATGGCGTTCTCTCCCTCTTTCCCTTCCTGCTCTTCATTGTCGCCCTGGCGGGTCTCGTCATCCAACCTGCGCAGGTGCAAGCGCTCATCGGCGAGCTTGGGCGCGAGGTTCCCCCAGCCTTCAGCCAGATTCCCTCTGAGCAGCTCGCGCAGCTCACTTCTGGCTCCAGTACGGAGTTGCTCACCTTCAGCGCGCTGGCCGCGGTGTGGTCGGCGGCCGCTGGGGTGGTGAGTCTCATGACGGCCCTCAATACCGCCTACGGCGTGATGGAAAGCCGTCCGCGCTGGAAGGTGTACGGGATTGCCCTCGGGATGATGCTGGCGGGAGCCCTCCTGGCGCTGCTTGCCGGGCTTGTCGCCGTAGCGGCCCCTGCTCTGGCCACCCGGCTTGGACAGCCCTGGATCGCGCTCGTGGGCTGGCTGAGGCTGCCCCTCGCGGCGCTGCTGATGATGATCCTTTGGGCAATCCTCTACTCCGTGCTCCCGGATGTCCGGCAGAAATTCAAGTTCATCACGCCCGGCTCCGTGGCGGGGGTGCTCGTGTGGCTCGCCGCTTCGCTGGGCTTCTCCTTCTATGTCTCCCATTTCAGCACTTTCGGCATCACCTATGGCGCTTTGGGCGGCATCATCGTCCTGCTGCTGTGGATGTGGATCTCCTCCCTCGCGCTGATGCTGGGCGCCGAGATCAACGCCGTCCTGGCTCGCCGCTCTAAGGCCCAGCACTGAGACAGCCCACCTGGGCGAGCGGCCGACGCACCTTGTGCATCGGGGCGGGAAGTCGTTGGCCCAGCAAGCATACGACTCCAGATGCCACGCGAGCTCTCCCCCGTTTCCGTAGGCGCTTAAGATGGCGGGCACCGCCATGACCCCTACGCCCCACCTTCCCTCCCCCGCTGGCTCCGATGCCCCGCTCGCTTCAGTGCCCGCCGCGCGCTTCATGGCCCACGCCGCCGCTTGGCTGCTGCTCATTGGCCTCCTCACCGGCGGTTATGTGTCTGCGGCCATGACAGGCAAGGTGCCCGCAGATCCCCAGATGGCGCTCGCCGCCCACCTCAACGCGCTCCTGGGCGCCTTCTTCCTGCTCGGTGTCGCGTGGACGCTGCCCATGCTGCGCTATGGCGCCGTGGGCCAGCAGCGCCTCGCCTGGCTCGTCATCGTCGCCAACTTCGCCAACTGGGGCGTGACGTGCGTGAAAGCCTGGTTGCGCGTGTCGGGCGTGGACTTCATCGGCCAGCCGACCAATGACGCCATCTTCGTCGTCCTCACCCTCTCCGTGGTGCTGCCCTCGCTCGCGGCCGCGGGCGCGTGGGTGTATGGCTTTCGCCGCCCCCACGCCTGAGTCTCTCCCGCCAGTCCCGCGCGCCGCGAGCGAGGCCGCCGCTCACTCGATGGAGCAGTGATCCTCACAAATGCAGCCTCCGCCCGCCCGGAAGCACCGGATAAAACAGGTGCACTCCGCGTCGAGGCAGTACCCCGAACACGAGGGGGCTGCTTCCGCCTCCGTCTGGGACAGTCCTCCCAGGACCCCTCCGGCCGCGACTCCCAGGACAAAAACCAGCTTCACGATTCCCTTGCGCATGATGCACTCCCCTCTGGATTAGGCCTCCACTTCCGGGAGTGGAACCTAACACACGAGCCGCGCCAGCCCCTTGCGTCTGCCTCCGCAGGGAGGGCACGCGGACATGTGCAGCGCCAAGGTGCGACGCATTCACCCAGCCCAACCTGGCGCGCGGCTCGCGTCCGAGATGGGCTCCCACCCTACTGGCAGCCCCCCGGGAAGGCAGCCCAGTCGGCCGCCGTGAAGAGGCCCAGCCCGGTGGGCTGGTGGGGTCCGTTGCTCAGCCAGAAGTTGCGGTAGGTGGTCAGGGCATGGGGCATGGACTTGCCCAGCTGATTCAGGTCGAAAAAGCCCTGGCGCGCCGCCACCGGCCCGGCGCGTCCGCAACCCTTGGTCCCAATCCGCGACAATCGGATATGACCGTTCTCCGCAAGCCGCCAGGCATGTCATCGCTCACGCCTCCCCGGGGCCCTTTGGTAACGGACTCAAAGCCAGGCGATGCACGCGCACCGTCAACGGCAGGCAGGCAGACTGGCACGCGCCCGGCCCGGGCCGACGGCTTCCTTCCGCTGCGGCATGATCGGAGCGAGTTCGCGGATGACCGTCGGCGCCCTCTGGGCGGGTTCACGATGGGGGCTGAGACTGGCGCCTCGATCGAGGTGACGCCTGACCGTCTCTCCGGCTCCGTCAAGAGCGAGGTCAAGGGCGAGACCAAGGGGGAGCACGGCTCGGCGTCGGCTTCAGTGACGGCAGAGATCACCGCCACCTCTGAGGTGGTCGAGGAGGATGGGCGAAGGAGGTGGACCACTACGGCCAAGGCTTCGGTTTCGGGCGAAGCCTCTGGCGACGCCAAGGGCAAGGTGCGTGGCCACGATGTGAAGGGCTCAGGTTCCATCTCGGCGGAAGCCTCGGTGGAAGTAAAATACGAGGTGAGCGTGCCCGTCGGCGCAAAGCCCGAGCGCACGCCGAGCGAGATCTCTCCCTATACGCCAGAGTCGATGCCCCCGGGCACCATCATCACCCTCGACAGCTCCGAGAACACCGAGTGGGAGGCCGAGGGCTCCGTGTCGGGAGGCAAGGGCATCTGGGGTGGCACGGTGGGTGCCTCTTATGGTGAGTCGGACTCGAAGGGCGTGACGGTCTCCATCGAGAAGACGTCGGAGACGAAGGTAAAGGTGTCGGTGGGCCCTACCGAGGCGAAGGGGCGGCACGGGAAGGTCGAAGTCGGCCTCGAGGTAGGTCCGTTGGAAGTGGGCCTTGGCATCGGAAGCTCGACGAGCGCGAAGCAGGCGACGGTGCGCGAAGTGGAATTCGACCTCGCCACGCCCGAGGGCAAGGCGGCCTATGACCACTTCATGGCCACCGGTGAGCTTCCCACGCAAGCCGGCCCCGGTGTGTCGGGCACCACCGTGGTCGCGCGCCGCAACGGCGTCACCGCGATGGACCTGGAAGCCAGCCTGGGCGTGGGCGGAGAGACGGTGGAAGGCTCGCTGCACTCCGAAGCCACCTACGACACCGTTACGACCACGCACCCGGACGGATCGAAGGAGGTCGAGTACCGCGAGAAGCTTCCTGGCTACGACGGCGCCCTGACCGTCAAGCGAACCTACGGGCCTGACGGGAAGGAAGATGTCTCCAAGCGCGTGTATCAGTACGAGGTGGAGGTGACCGACGCCAATGCCGCAGGCGTCAACGGAATGCTGAATCTCGGCTACGGAGATGGCCGCAAGGTGAAAAAGGGGGACTGGGTCACCGTGGAATTGTCGCAGGAGGACTACGACAGGCTGTGTGACCAGGCCGTGGAGGCGTCCGGGAAGAAACGCCTCTGGGGAAACGAGGGACTGGTGCCAGGGCAGGCTGGCTCTGTGGACCGTGAGAGTTTCCTTTCGTCGCTGCTGGAGCGGGGGGCGAAGGCGTTCAACCTGCTTCAGCAACTGGCGCTGGACACCGGGAAGCCTCTGCCCGGCAAGGTGAAGGTCAACGGCGAGTAGCTTGATGGCGAGGACGACTGGATGACCGGCGTTCTGCTGACGCCCGCTAACCCCCAACAGGACTCCTGAATGTCAGACGCTGCAGCCCGAGGCGCAGGAGCCCCAGGCCGCCCAGTTCGACATGAAGCGCGCCACCCCTGACCGGGAGATCATTCCCAACCGCTACATCGTCGTCCTCAAGTTTTCAAGGCTGGGCGGCGAGCCGGTTGAGGCAGGCTCAAGAGGAGGGGCCGCCTGCCGTAAGGCCTCACCCGAACGTCACGTTCAGCGGGAGCGCCACCGTGAAGGTGGCTCCTCCGCCCTCCGTGGGCATGAGGCGAATGCTGCCATCGTGCGCTTCCGCAATGTGGCGAGAGATCCATAATCCCAGCCCGAACCCGCCATAGTTTTTCTCGGAAACGGCGCGCTCGAAGCGCCCGAAGATGCGCTCCTCATCCTCTGGCCCGATGCCGGCGCCGTGATCCATCACCGTGAGGAAGGCATGGTCCGAATCCCTCCGCACAGCCACCTCAACGGGCTTTCCCGCCCCGAACTTGAGTGCGTTGTCGAGGAGGCCTTCGAGGAGCTGGTGCAGCCTCGCCCGGTCGCAGTGTCCCATGACGGGCAAGGGCGCATTCAAGGTGAGGACGCAACCGGCGTGAGCGGCCTTGCTCCGCGCCTGCTCCACGACGGCGCTCGCGACCGCCAACAAGTCTACTTCCTGCCGTGCGAGCTTCAGGCGGCCGGTGACGAACTCGGACGCGTCCAGCAACTGCTCGACGAGGCGCGCCAAGCGGTGCAGCTGTTTCTGCGTCGTTTGCGCCTTCACCCCGATCGGTTCCAGCGAAGCCTCGGCACCGCCTTCACGGCCCATGCTTCGGACCAAGGATTGAAAGTTGAGAGACAGGGCGCTCACGGGCGTGCGCAGCTCATGGCTGACGAGACTGAGAAACTCGTCTCGCACCCGCACGGACTCGCGCAGCACCTTCTTCTCAAGCTCGCTGCGGACCACCTCCCGGCGCACGCGAGCCATGTCGAGATGGGTGCGCACCCGGACCATGAGCTCGCGAGCAGAGAAGGGCTTCACCAGGTAGTCATCCGCTCCGCTCTGTAAACCCTCCACCGTGGACTCATCGCCCGCTCGCGCGGAGAGCAGGATGATGGGGATGGCGCGCGTGTCCTTGTCGGCGCGAAGGGCGCGCACCAACCCCAAGCCGTCCAACCCCGGCATCATCACATCGGAGAGGACCAAGTCCGGCGGCTGGACGCGCACCCGCTCGAGTGCGTCGTGTCCATTCGTGGCTGTCTCGACGTGGGGGAAGACGCGCCCAAGCAACCCAGCGACGTAGGTGCGCAGGTCGGCGTTGTCGTCGACGAGGAGGATGCGGGAGCGCGCAATCTCTTCAGGCACCTCCAGCACCGGGGCCTCGGACGCTTCGGCGCTGGACATGTCCGTGCCCGTGGCATCTGCGGACCAGCGCTGCGCCTCCTCAACGAAGGGCGCGGCCCCCGAGGCGAAAGAGCCCGGCCGGAGCGTGTGCTCGATTCGCTCTGGAGGCAGGTGGGCCGAACCGCGTGGCAGCCGCAGGGTGAAGGCCGTGCCCTTACCGAGCGTGCTCTCCACCGAGATGCTACCGCCGTGAAGCTTCATCAACTCCTGCACCAGGGCGAGACCGATGCCCGTGCCTTCGTGGCTTCGTCCCTGGGTAGCACGGACGCGGTAGAAGCGCTCGAAGACGCGCGGAAGCTCTTCTTCGGGAATCCCCACCCCAGTGTCCTGGACGGTGAGGACCGCATGGTCGTCCTGCCACCTGAGGACAATACGGATCTCACCTTCATAGGTGTACTTCACTGCATTCGAGAGAAGGTTCAAGACAACCTTCTCCCACATCTCCGGGTCGACGTAGAGGGGCTCGGGCAGGGGGGGGCAATCCACCACCAGCCTCAAGCCCGCGCTCTCTACCGCGGATTGAAAGGCGCTCGCGAGGTTGCGCGTCACGGAGGAAAGGTCTACCGGCACGTAGTGGGCCTGGGCCCGGCCCGCCTCCATCCGCGAGAAGTCGAGCAGCGTGTTGACCATCTTGTAGAGCCGCAAGGCATTGCGGCGAACCAGGTCGAGCTTCTCTCCTTCCAACGATTTTTCCGGCTTGGACAACGCATCCTCGACGGGACCGAGAATGAGCGTGAGCGGGGTCCTGAATTCATGGCTCACATTGCTGAAGAATGCCGTCTTCGCCTGGTCAAGCAGGGCCAACGCCTCTGCCCGCTGCTTTTCCTGCTCATAGGCACGGGCACTGGAGATGCTGGCCGCGAGCTGCCGCGCCAGAAGCTGCAGGAAGCCGCGGTACTCGTCGTCCAGCGCGACCAGTGGGCTCAGGCCCGCCACCAGCACGCCCATGCCCGCGGTATCCGCGCCCATGGGCACGGGAAGGACGAGGGCGCGCGTCGCTGGCTCGGGCCAAGGGCCGCCAGGAAGGCGGCCAAACTTCAAGTGGAGGTCTTCGACCAGTGCCTCCTGCCTCAGGCTGGCAACGGCGGCGAGTGGCCACGCGTCGGTGTCGCCAAGGCTCAGCCCGAGAGGGGCTGCGGGGGCTCCCCGCTCAAGGCCGGAGCAGCTCACCAGGTGCGCCTTCTCGGCCTTGACGACGTAGAGGAGCGCGAAAGGCAGATCGTTACCAGCCTGCGCAAGGACTTCTTCCAGCGAGCGGAAAACCCCTTCGACCTTCTTATCGAGCGCCGCCCGGATGGACAGTTCCCGGAGGATCCCCAGCCGGCGATCACCCACCACCTGGCGCGTCGTCTCGCTCGCGATGGCGAAGAGGCCCGCGATCTCCCCCATCTCACCGATGGTCGGATTGTAGGACCAGGTGAAGTATGCCTCTTCTCTCAACCCGCCAGGCCGCCGTGCAAAATTGACGTTCCCGTTCTCGATGAACAGGGGCTCTCCCGTCTCGTGAACGCGCTTCATCAAGGGGCCGAGGAGCGCCCACTCCTCGGCAAGCGCCTCATGCCCGCGCGCGCCCATGGTCTGGGGATGCTTCGCCCCCAGGATGGGCCGGAACGGATCGTTGTAGAGCATTCGGAGCTCGGGACCCCAGAACAGAATGATGGGATAAGGGGAGCGGAGCATCGTGCTGATG encodes the following:
- a CDS encoding trifunctional serine/threonine-protein kinase/ATP-binding protein/sensor histidine kinase, giving the protein MLDIPGYKVLGTIRATGSNVLFHAVREADGLPVILKTPMAPTPGPSERERYRREFGILQRLRGVSGVAKPYACELIRERPVLLLERIQGEPLSEFVGRPLGVPRCLGVAISLASTLAEIHCRHVIHKDIKPSNIILEPSGEARLIDFGAATLQKIEHLDAAPAHMIEGTLAYMSPEQTGRMNRAVDYRTDFYSLGVTLYELLTGQRPFQGRDALEWFHAHMAQNPRPPHELNPGVPRALSAIVTKLLAKVAEERYQSAEGLKADLEQCREGLLQDTLEGFTPGAHDTPHQFQLPQRLYGREAQVSTLIQGFERVISTGKPELFLVSGYSGIGKSSVVHELHRPVVQRRGFFLSGKFEQFQRNIPYSTLAQVIRGLMQQLLAGADEELAKWRELLNQAWAGDGQALVDLAPQLEVLVGKQPPLQALPPNETQYRFHRVLRQFLQVFATPEHPLVVFLDDLQWADLASLQLIQQVLSQPEILPVQWIGAYRDNEVSPSHPLTPMLNEVSRAGARITRIDLEPLSLTQVEQLIGDTLPGVGEDMAIPLSALVHEKTGGNPFFLLQWMVTLNQDGLLVREPGGGWSWDAASVRAKGYSDNVVDFMVGKLRQLPSGTQHLLQLAACVGNVFSLQMLKTLAGLEEVGDVEQGLESALQEGMLTRTGPEQYRFLHDRIQQAAHALLSQAEGKFVHLRIGRLLLKSLSPEEVGEAIFDVVSQLNVGVELIDEPGERYLVARLNAEAGRKAAAAVAPLPAITYLTAAFALIPGNPWETDYELAFKVLSSRAKCELQCGNATGARQLAEELLSQARTRADTTAAYCLKGTSCLVSGEIQEGTACMLECLAKLGMPMSQNPAWNEVLAAHEEVWTLLGDRSIESLIDLPPMTDPDMKMVMEALSTAFTSAYFSGPQLLIIVLSRMVSLTFRHGFTETAMRGLGWFGVLTGFMFKRYQEGTALGRLAYGLVERHNMATCRAQVLSSLENISYWTQPFSAVQEIALSGLHHALQLGDFQSASFFSVSTLGNRLVLGHALADIHRESVARGEFLHKAGFQDCQDMLLIYQRYVQQLRGHSLSFGTLNGEGFDEQAFEARLTPGRMPPLRCMYWIVKLQSRFMCGSLDEAREAAGRAAELLGSMTGSILIKDYHFFSALTLAACFDEATPEKQQQSLQAIRSHHQQLVEWAEQCAENFRALERMVEGELARLEGRGNEATCAYEEAICAARESGATHCVGLASELAANFWRTRKAPIVSHSFAREARAAYLQWGARGKVQHLDAQWPHIEAPLSADGSSTSSTESAQIDAITVVKTQQAISGEIVLERLVTTLLQAAIENAGAQRGALLLPGGDTLSVAATSSALPGNPFVPPGEDSMQALPWTILTYVRRTHEAVLIGDASKPHPFSSDAYLTRSKARSVLCLPLMRQEQFSGALYLENNLATNAFSPARLALLGHIASQAAISIENARLYADVERARAELREANDELEQRVNERTRELTQAQARLVDTARAVGMAEVASNVLHNVGNVLTSAVINLEMMHHAVGSSRVGRLKQATALILKHREGLADFLAPGARGGNLPGYLAALAEELIGEQTRLVEDIDAMSRHIAHIRAIVHVQQTYARTSLMTEECDLAQLIEDALRIQMAALNRHGVALQRQIAPVPTLKVDKHKVLQILINLISNAKHALDEVPEGKRNMCVRLVVEGNRVRIQVEDDGRGIAPEIREKLFTHGFTTRHDGHGFGLHSSALAAQMLGGRLTLESEGAGKGAVATLEFPLS
- a CDS encoding YihY/virulence factor BrkB family protein, whose protein sequence is MEGVPQRQVGKEAAGPGSAAAWKDILGSLRREWKRNKLSDAAAALTFYGVLSLFPFLLFIVALAGLVIQPAQVQALIGELGREVPPAFSQIPSEQLAQLTSGSSTELLTFSALAAVWSAAAGVVSLMTALNTAYGVMESRPRWKVYGIALGMMLAGALLALLAGLVAVAAPALATRLGQPWIALVGWLRLPLAALLMMILWAILYSVLPDVRQKFKFITPGSVAGVLVWLAASLGFSFYVSHFSTFGITYGALGGIIVLLLWMWISSLALMLGAEINAVLARRSKAQH
- a CDS encoding PRC-barrel domain-containing protein, which produces MRLSDKNLVGRVVVTADGQALGEVSVLFVDSQTWLVEALQVKLRRGAAEQLGASRTLFHAGTIEIPIRIVQSVSDAVVLSVSVEALHQVLPSVSASATAH